Within the Debaryomyces hansenii CBS767 chromosome E complete sequence genome, the region TGTTCAGCGATTGTTCAGATCTTAAATTACTTTCTGCAGAAATAGATCTAGGCGTAGATGATGTAGAAGGATGCCATGTTAACGGAGGCAATTGTATTGGATTATTGTGAGTTCGTGATACAgaattattgttattaattgtagcatttaataaatatggatCAGTCGTTGGAGGAGTGAAGTTAGGGCTTTGTTGTGATAGACTAGACACTGTTATAGATGCTTCAATCTGTCGGATTTTATCCTTTAGCATCTCTAATTCAGAATGTACTGTAGTATCAGTATCTTGAGCCTCCTGGCTTTTCATGATTTCGTTATTCACATCGAACTTACTCTTCTTAAGTCCATTAGAACTTTGAACAGTAAAAGGAGGCAATTCTCCCATATGTTGATTCTCGCTATTTACAAATGCATTATATTCACACAATCCAGGAACATTATATTTAACACATGATGAACATGGTTGTCCTCTATCACATTTCACTTTCCTTCTCTTGCAATAATTGCAAGACAATGTAATTCTATTTCTCTTCTTCGAATGTTCCGGCGGCATTACATATAATGTTACACCAGAAGCctatttcaattatttgcttcaaacaatattatatcAAGTACAGTATAAGATACTAAAGCAGACTATTGGAATGTACTACAAAGCCAGGATTAATATCCATTCGTTacaataaacaaataaatttgatttttatCACCTCCGAAAAGCGATACGCACAAAATATCTAAAAAAaagtattttgaaatacttTTTATATCGAAAAATctttttataaatttatttatacttaAACAAATActgaattttattttataaatatccttaatttttttatttatataagtatattttaataatcaaaattatgactataaatttaatgtaatatataaataccTAGGCTTCAggttaattatataaaaattatttaatgattataATTCAGCGAGCCAAATCTACGTTTACCACTGGGCTTGATCTGTATCTGcataaatttcaaatagttTCAAGAGATCTTCATTTTGCATATTAGGGTTATCAAAACCAGGAATTGCATTCATCGCACCCATTGTTGAGCTGTCAGCGTCAACTGGAGATGATTGAACTGTAGACGAGGGGTTTTGACTACTTTGGGTAAAGTCACTATACTCAGAATCAACGCTCTTCATCTGATTCAAGTAATTCATAGGAGTTGGATAAGTTCTAACAGAATCAGGACTTAAGGTTTCCTTGCGTTTATGAATTTTCTCCTGTTCATCTTTCgcaattttaaattcttcgCATAACTTGACCAAATGTTGTAACTCTGCAGTTGAAAGGAATTCTATCATATTAGTGCCATCATGATAAAATTGAGCGTGATTCATAGACCTTTCGAAGATTACATCAGGATCTTCCATACATTGTTTCAACACAAAATATGTCATGACATAAAGCCTGTAAGAATTAATGTAATTTTTGCTTAGTTTTCTGAAATTGCCAACATATAGCTCAGCTTCAAGAAGAACCATTTTGAACAATGTACCAGTCACTTCCAACTTTAAGCTAGTATTTATATTGCATCCATCTTTCTCAGTTTCAAGTCTAGTTGCCAAAACCTTCTTATGATGCATTAATCTTATAAAAAACGACGTTAAAAATGCGTGAGTTTTTACCATATACTTCTCATTATTGGCAGtcaaaatataatcaaagTTACGTCCAAACACATCCACAGAATTGTCAACAACATAAGACATAATATAGTTCAATTGAACAACACTTTTAATGTAAAtcttaaataattcaaaccCTGCACTCATTGAtgaatcatttgattttgtatgttcattttcataaaaAATGGCAATTTTATAGTACATGCAAGATAAGTTGGTTCTTAATTGCACAAAAGCAATATACATAATAACCTTCAAGAAAGCTTCTTCGTGCCCTGCGCTAGAAATGCTATTGTCCATCGGTGATTGTAAGTTGACGGAAGGCTTAGCTGGTTGACAGATACAGTCCTTAAAGAAATCCTTCCCaaaaaagttgaagaatagcctttccaatttatttgtttctgccaaaatatcaacaacTTTAGGTTTGATTTGCACATTTGATATCAAGTTGCAAAGGCTTCTGTATGATTCACATATGAGTCTAATATTAAACAACGTTTCCTCTACTTTTCCAGTCTTGCTATCAAAGTTAGGATATTGAACATCACTCATATCTAAATTTTGAACATTCAACACGGTTCCTGAATGTATCGCATTCATGGCATCATAAGACACTAGATGATGCCATAGAGCCCTCCATGACTTAGTTAACAGAGCATTCTTACTGATATTCTCATGGGCGACATATTTAGTAGGATCTCTGTTCAAGCCAATTGCAAAAGCGTGTTTCATTATGGTtccaaaaagaatttgggAGTCAGTCCCACCTAAACCAAGACAATCATCTGGAGCCACCAGTCTATAAAAATACACGAGAGTCAAGCACTGCATTAACTTGAACGAGCTCTTTTGAGAACTTTGTTCTTCCGGAATGCAGAGATTGACAACATTAATGTATTCTTGAGGGTTAATTTTTTGCATATCAGCGATCATGTTtctttcatcttcatttaatCCATTATTTGTTTCGTCATTATGAATCGAACTCATATATCCCAATCTAATGACTAGTAAGACGATTCCTAAAATAACCAAATCGTTCtgattttttatttcaatttttttgtaaCGTTCTTCCGCTTTCAAGGTAGGGAACCTTTCAGGCAACACATGATTTATATCAATAATCAAACTGTTTTCGTCCACAATAGGAATAAATGGGTATACgtatttaaaaaatctaCAAAAAAGCATGAAcatattctttttctcCGGTAAAATCCCAATTATAGCTTCACCTGTAAGCTCAAAATAATCCTGCTTTATTTTATTACCTTGGTATAGTGATTTCAACCCAGGTAGTACTTGTAGTATCCTAGGTGTCTTTACGTTATCTTCTGAAGTATTCGTATATGCGTCCTTTACTTTAATTTTGGTAACTATGAGACCATCCTCAACTACCACATCCGATTCTTCTGCACCatcttcaccttcttcctcttcgCCCTCTTCTATTGTTTGTTCatccttattattttctgCGGCGTCGTCATTAGTATTAGTGTACTTTTTCTCAACCCCATCTAATTTAAAGGGATTCCTGCCTCCAACTTTTTGCGATCTTACATTCTCTTGTAATGAATCGGAATTAGTAGAAACAGTGTCAACTTTGGCTTTAAATCCATCGTTTTTCTTCGAATTCTTAGCACTAGGTGAATTTGCACTAGTgtttttcttttttctCCGCTTCATTGATTTGCTTTCTATAAACTGTGACATACTGCCGGACTTGAATAATGTAATGGCATAGTTTCGGATAAACTTCAAAAACGGATCACTCTTAGTCAACCCAATATAAGATAATGGACCCTGCTGTTGTAACAAAGACCCTTCAACCAGAAAGGAAAAACTTGCATTGGAAAACACATCAATTCTATCATTTGGGTCAACTTGTAATGTTGAATTCGGACCAATAGAAATTGTAACTAAATGTGGAGGGGAAGCACCAGGCTCCAGTTGCTGATCCATACTACTATCCACACTTGGTCTACTTGTCTGAGCACTGCTCGCTGTATTAAAACTGCCACTAGGGAAAGGTAGCGATGATGGACttccattattttgatagaaCTGATGAGGTACATTGTAATTTGGTATTGAACGATCAACCAGGTTTTGTCTAGGAAAATATTGCAGCGGCAGTTGTTGGGGTAATTGCGGTTGTGtctgctgctgctgctgctgctgctgtgGTGGTTGTGGTGGTGGTTGCATTCCTTGATGAATTGGACTGGTGTGGTTCTGAGTGAAAGGTTGATGTGGTTGATGTGGTTGATGTACAGATTGGTGTACTTGATGTTGACCCGTAGGATTCGGTTGACTTTGAGgtttttgttgatgattattATGTTGTTGAGGGTTCATGTGAGGAGCATTTCCCACAGCATACAAACGGTCTGACGCATTTGGTACATTGCCAGAAGCACCATATTGCAGTATAGGTGGAATGAatccttcattattgaCGGGCTTGCCATTGGGTCCATACTGATATGACCCCAGTATACCATTCGTACCCGGGAATGGATGCCCACTTTGAGTAGGCTCACCAGGAGAATTTGCTTTTATAGGCCCCATTCCCCCATAATTCATACTATTAGTATCATTAGGGCTTAATTCAACTTTATCTGATTCGTAGTAGCAAAGATGTGCAATCGACTTCTTTTTACATGATCCACAGATTGGCTTTATTCTATCACACTTTGATTTTCGTTTTCTACAGACTGAGCATGATGCTGGTATTCTCTGCCGCTTTCTATAAGGAAATTCCATACTGTAGttaaatattcaatcttTAGCGTTAGCTCGATGCCTTTCTGATTCTCCTATGACAATTCTATCTGTCCAATTAGCATATATTTCCTGAGAAGTATTAAACAGTTAACTATCCTGTGGGCCAAAAAgtattaaatgaaataataatcaCAACCGCTTATGTAATTTATTATGTAAGTATAGTTTTACCATGTAAGACCATGTCCGGCTTTTTCATTTATCCCAGGCCAAACACCTGTGATAATTACTAGAGAACGATAAGCATCTTTCTGCCTTGAGGTGGCCTTTGAGGTCTCTATAAAATATGTGTTTTGTTGAACGAACAGGGTGTATGCAACTAGAGGTAATTTGCAGCTTCGATCAATATACAGGAGTCTGCTTCGTTTCAAAGCTTATAGGAGATCAGTGGACACGGAGAATAACATGAAGAGGCAGCAGGCTGTATGGATGATCAGAAGAGATTGAGTTTGGTGGACTTTCCTTTCTTTACGTTTTGGGGATTTTAGAACTATAGTGGTGTAATAATTTCgtgttgatatttttacTTGATGAGCATCCGAGATATTCTAGGTGGGTACCAGTTCTAGAGACGAATTACTGTTTAATTAAGATACGTAAGGTATATCAACATGCAAAGGTATACTAGGCTTTAATTTGAAGCGATGGGGTATCAGTAATACGACAGGAGAGTGAAGATGAGTGCGTGCATACATCGACTATGAATAGTCAATTATCTAATAGACTAGCCCATTTTTTCGACATAAGGCTTTGCTAGTTGCACTAGACACTTGGATGTAGGCAGGAGAATGTATGAGTGGTATTGGAGTAGGAATTTATAGAACAAATAGAGGGTGCAAAATGAGACAAAGCTAAACCGAGTCTAACAACACTAGCAAATACCACTTTCTTAACACAATGGCTAATATGTATTGTCTCTGACACATCTATGAATATCCTTCTTGAAGTGCCATATCAAGGTACCAGAAATTCTTGTAACGATTTGTAACAACTTGTTAGTCAGCAAGCGACAGAAAATACGACAGGAAATTTCACGCGTTAATTTATCAACAGAATAGTTGATCCTAGATCAGCGTAAGTATAAAGAAAAGTGCAACTTGAAATAGAAATACTACCGAAGATGAGTAGGTCAGGGTCGGAAGAAGAACGTTTTTCTTCTGATGAAGGTATGGAAGAATTGGGAGATTTTATCGTGTCAGATGAGGAGCCAAATCACGAATCGGCTCGAGATGACGATGCAGAAGTGCATAATGATAGGTTATTACAAATGACTAGCACATTGAAGCCAAATGAATCCCAAACACAAAAGCTCTTGAGAGCACATATATCTGTATTGGTATCAGCTTTAGGGGGACCAGATCATACATCGCCTATATCCCCACCACCGTACAAGTTGGGACAAGACGCGTTAGCATGCTTAAAGGATATTAAAAGATGGATCAAATCGGTAGACGAAAAAAAAGGCAATTTTGACGTAGCGCTAGCATGTGCTGATTCAGGGCTTGTAGTTAATGACCTACTTGTAATTTTATGTCAATGGGATAGCCaacaaaattcaaaaaagcCGTTGAAGAATGCTAGAACCATGGAAAAGATTATGCTCTCGTGTTTGGAATTGTTGGTGTTACTTACATGGCCTACAGACTTGAATTCTGAGCTGTCTGAGAATCAAAAGCTCCATTTTGCAAGTGTCAGGAAAAGTCAAATTGTTTACAAAAAGCATATTTTAGCATATAACAAAGGTCAAACCCTTAAGGCAGTAATTAGACTTGTGTTACCTACTATAGCGAAACATAGAATAGATAGAGAGCCAAGAGATAATGCTATATTAAGGTTGGTCCTATTTTTTATAAGAAATGTTTTGAATATTGAACCTGCAAACTCTTCTATTTCTACAAAGTCCAGAAAACATGTCACTAACTTGGATAATCTACCTACAAATGTTAATTATGACGATATCTCTATGAATGCTGTGTTATCttgtttcaaaaataataaggTTTTGATGTTCTTACTTACACTTTCAGGCTCTTTGGGTactgattttgataaagaaacatTCGGCCAGCCATGCCTAGaatgtatttatttgatcATTAAAGGAGTCAAGACGcaagatattttgaatccaCAGCAGAACTcaaaacaacaacaaagataccaacaacagcaacGGGAGCAATCTCAACAAGACCAGAATCCAATCCAATCTGTAACAACAACATCAGGATTAGAATTACAAGATTTATTAAGcgaagaatcaaaaaggAAAAAGTTTCAAACTCAAAACATTTCCACAAGACATGGTAGATTTGGATCTCTTCTATCTATTCAAGGAAATAATACATCCTATGTGATATCCGGTCAAGAAGCGTTACTAGACACCAATCTGTCACTAGCAAAATTGgatgaatcaaaaaagTGGAATAACCGCTCGCACTTCAAATATGATTCAGATGATTACGTTAAAGCTACTTCAGAATTCTTGAACGGCTCATCGGTTAtcatattgaaagaattcaTTGAACAATTTCTCTCCGGGGGGTGCTTTAATACTTTGATTGAATGTATAGGATGGTTATTATCTGGAACCAATGACTTGaattatgttgatgattatgaaaagGCATGCTATTTCTTAACAGTAGCTTGGTTCTTGAATTATAAAAGAGAACGGAATGTGTTGTTCGATATTCTTGGAACTGCTAATCTCGATGAGGATGACGATGGATTGGACTACGGATCCGTTAGTGCAGGATTAAGTGAAgttaatttcattcttaTAATCTCTTATTTTAGAGAATCATTTGAAGCAAAAAATTGGAACTCGCTTCATGTCGCCATGATTTGTTTTAAGGAATTGTTATTAATATCTTAttctatattttcaagattttcCGACAGGGGACTTCAAGGTGAGGAAGAAGCTGACGATgaccaagaagaaatagataaGGAGTTAGCGGAAGGTAtaattagaaaattattttcatttaatgactttttgaatattgttATCCAAATACCTCAGACCGCCTCCAAACATTCTCCGGAATATTTGAGCGTTTGCATTTCAGTGGttcatataattttgaagtctTTTGAAAGCTTTGCAAACGAAAATATCAAACTTTATATTCAAACAAAGCGTAAGCGAACTAAACAAAATAAGAAAAGTATAAATACTCTAGATAAAGCAACTGAGGAATCCCTCAGAGATGTAATTGAAGGTTCCGACGATGAACTTGAGAACGAAAGGGTAAAAGAAGTTtcaagagaaagaagattagACTTCAAGGTCACAGAAGTTAgattttttcaaacttCAATAGTATCCACTTATGTTGAGTATTTATCTCGgtatgaagaattaactcatgaagaaattaaaagatGCTTGTCATATTTTCATAGACTATTTGTTATCAGAAAGGATTTTACAGGGTTATATCGAATGGACTTTATGTATATCTTACAAAAATTACGAAGCTACTTACCAAAGGGTTCGAGTACAAGGGATCATGTAgatgaatttatttattacttcatgaaaaaattcaagaatgCATTTGAACGTTTTCCAAACCCAGTTGAAATATTGTTCCCCAGATTTGAAGACAtggaatataaaatattcttagCTACTGGTGACCTTTACTTAAAGCCGGAGAAAAATAACAAACGATCATCAGTCAAAATAGCTAAGAATATAGAGTTCATTCGAGATAATTTCAGTCTTGATGAAAAACTCAAAATTCTTGTTACTGTCTTGTAcattcaagaaaaagaatcGTTAGTGACCTGGGTTATTCAAGAGCTTACAAAAATTACGACAAATCGTCTTATGAATTTATCTTCAGAACAGATTGAATCAAACACGAATGAGGCTGTCCAATTATATCCACTAGAGCAGCATCGTcgtttattaattaataatccTTATATTAGATTACTATTGACATTAGTTGGGTTTAAAGTTCCATTCATATTGGAAGAGCCTTGTGAACTTCCTGACAACGTGGAAACTCTGAATCTAACAGAATGCTTAGATTCTATCAAAATGTGGTCTAACAAACAGCCTGTTACTTTTGATGATGGCAAAGATGCCATGTTCTTCTTAAGGACGAAAGAAGGTTACAATTATGAACAAGATGATGACTATGACGGTCattatgatgaaaatgacgaGTCAATTGCATTTGAGACAGGTGCCAACCCAGATGGTGAAAGGCATAATCTAAATGAGcttgatgaattggataaattaGAAGCAGCATTAGAAGGCAAATCCAATAAAGATACCGATTTACCTAGAGGAGTTGCaagaatcaaaaacaaGAAACCTAAAAAGGACTTACCAAAAAAATCGAAGGCCAATTCTCGTAAAAAGCACCTTTCACGGCGTCCCccaaaatcattcaaagTTGTATCGGAcggtgaagaagaaaaacaagaaaaaacTAAATCTGCGGAATTTGTTCATGGTTCTGATGACGAATCAGACTACGAGAAGGAAAATGAGTTTTTTGATAGGGAAGAGAGATTGCGTCGTTT harbors:
- a CDS encoding DEHA2E13266p (similar to ca|CA2064|IPF13024 Candida albicans IPF13024 unknown function) — translated: MEFPYRKRQRIPASCSVCRKRKSKCDRIKPICGSCKKKSIAHLCYYESDKVELSPNDTNSMNYGGMGPIKANSPGEPTQSGHPFPGTNGISGSYQYGPNGKPVNNEGFIPPISQYGASGNVPNASDRLYAVGNAPHMNPQQHNNHQQKPQSQPNPTGQHQVHQSVHQPHQPHQPFTQNHTSPIHQGMQPPPQPPQQQQQQQQTQPQLPQQSPSQYFPRQNSVDRSIPNYNVPHQFYQNNGSPSSLPFPSGSFNTASSAQTSRPSVDSSMDQQSEPGASPPHLVTISIGPNSTLQVDPNDRIDVFSNASFSFSVEGSLLQQQGPLSYIGLTKSDPFLKFIRNYAITLFKSGSMSQFIESKSMKRRKKKNTSANSPSAKNSKKNDGFKAKVDTVSTNSDSLQENVRSQKVGGRNPFKLDGVEKKYTNTNDDAAENNKDEQTIEEGEEEEGEDGAEESDVVVEDGLIVTKIKVKDAYTNTSEDNVKTPRILQVLPGLKSLYQGNKIKQDYFELTGEAIIGILPEKKNMFMLFCRFFKYVYPFIPIVDENSLIIDINHVLPERFPTLKAEERYKKIEIKNQNDLVILGIVLLVIRLGYMSSIHNDETNNGLNEDERNMIADMQKINPQEYINVVNLCIPEEQSSQKSSFKLMQCLTLVYFYRSVAPDDCLGLGGTDSQILFGTIMKHAFAIGLNRDPTKYVAHENISKNASLTKSWRALWHHLVSYDAMNAIHSGTVLNVQNLDMSDVQYPNFDSKTGKVEETLFNIRLICESYRSLCNLISNVQIKPKVVDILAETNKLERLFFNFFGKDFFKDCICQPAKPSVNLQSPMDNSISSAGHEEAFLKVIMYIAFVQLRTNLSCMYYKIAIFYENEHTKSNDSSMSAGFELFKIYIKSVVQLNYIMSYVVDNSVDVFGRNFDYILTANNEKYMVKTHAFLTSFFIRLMHHKKVLATRLETEKDGCNINTSLKLEVTGTLFKMVLLEAELYVGNFRKLSKNYINSYRLYVMTYFVLKQCMEDPDVIFERSMNHAQFYHDGTNMIEFLSTAELQHLVKLCEEFKIAKDEQEKIHKRKETLSPDSVRTYPTPMNYLNQMKSVDSEYSDFTQSSQNPSSTVQSSPVDADSSTMGAMNAIPGFDNPNMQNEDLLKLFEIYADTDQAQW
- a CDS encoding DEHA2E13288p (weakly similar to uniprot|P53840 Saccharomyces cerevisiae YNL273W TOF1 Protein that interacts with topoisomerase I) → MSRSGSEEERFSSDEGMEELGDFIVSDEEPNHESARDDDAEVHNDRLLQMTSTLKPNESQTQKLLRAHISVLVSALGGPDHTSPISPPPYKLGQDALACLKDIKRWIKSVDEKKGNFDVALACADSGLVVNDLLVILCQWDSQQNSKKPLKNARTMEKIMLSCLELLVLLTWPTDLNSESSENQKLHFASVRKSQIVYKKHILAYNKGQTLKAVIRLVLPTIAKHRIDREPRDNAILRLVLFFIRNVLNIEPANSSISTKSRKHVTNLDNLPTNVNYDDISMNAVLSCFKNNKVLMFLLTLSGSLGTDFDKETFGQPCLECIYLIIKGVKTQDILNPQQNSKQQQRYQQQQREQSQQDQNPIQSVTTTSGLELQDLLSEESKRKKFQTQNISTRHGRFGSLLSIQGNNTSYVISGQEALLDTNSSLAKLDESKKWNNRSHFKYDSDDYVKATSEFLNGSSVIILKEFIEQFLSGGCFNTLIECIGWLLSGTNDLNYVDDYEKACYFLTVAWFLNYKRERNVLFDILGTANLDEDDDGLDYGSVSAGLSEVNFILIISYFRESFEAKNWNSLHVAMICFKELLLISYSIFSRFSDRGLQGEEEADDDQEEIDKELAEGIIRKLFSFNDFLNIVIQIPQTASKHSPEYLSVCISVVHIILKSFESFANENIKLYIQTKRKRTKQNKKSINTLDKATEESLRDVIEGSDDELENERVKEVSRERRLDFKVTEVRFFQTSIVSTYVEYLSRYEELTHEEIKRCLSYFHRLFVIRKDFTGLYRMDFMYILQKLRSYLPKGSSTRDHVDEFIYYFMKKFKNAFERFPNPVEILFPRFEDMEYKIFLATGDLYLKPEKNNKRSSVKIAKNIEFIRDNFSLDEKLKILVTVLYIQEKESLVTWVIQELTKITTNRLMNLSSEQIESNTNEAVQLYPLEQHRRLLINNPYIRLLLTLVGFKVPFILEEPCELPDNVETSNLTECLDSIKMWSNKQPVTFDDGKDAMFFLRTKEGYNYEQDDDYDGHYDENDESIAFETGANPDGERHNLNELDELDKLEAALEGKSNKDTDLPRGVARIKNKKPKKDLPKKSKANSRKKHLSRRPPKSFKVVSDGEEEKQEKTKSAEFVHGSDDESDYEKENEFFDREERLRRLLEESGGIVNPKQLAEFKVSWSKLESSNGTDTAISVSKAIENTSFVEDTMPHTQNIPEELTLGAINESNSDIDTSSDSEPELNGSGAESVSAIENDKTSVSSFTPDIHNETSSKKRHIILQDRDSEDEVDITTGNHEIKASNPRKRRVVISDDEE